The Lysinibacillus irui sequence ATAATTGGGTATTGGTCCAGGACACAGCATGGGAAAACTACGAGGAAATACCAAAGAGAATTATGCAAGGCTATATCACAATGGTGGTAGAAACATATGAGCAGCTTAAGGAGATAGGTGAAAAGCCTACACATATCTTTATTCAAGCTGGTGTTGGCTCACTAGCAGCAACAGTTCAAGGTTTCTTCGCAAACATTTATGGTGAAGAGCGCCCAATTACCGTTGTTGTAGAACCAGACAAGGCAAATTGTATATTTAAAACGGCCGAAGCAAATGATGGTGAACTACACTATGTAAAAGGTGATATGGATACCATTATGGCAGGGTTGGCTTGCGGTGAACCAAGTACATTAGGTTGGGAAATTTTAAAAGATTATGCTGACGCCTTTCTTTCCTGCCCAGACAACATCGCTGCTCAAGGAATGAGAATTTTAGCAGCACCGATTAAGGGTGATGTACAAGTTATTTCAGGTGAATCTGGGGCAGTTGGGGTAGGGGCTGTAAGCGAAATTTTAAGACGAAGCCAGTACGCAGAATTAAAGGAACAATTAAACCTTACTGCAGATTCAAAAATTCTATTCTTTAGCACGGAAGGTGATACGGACGCCACACATTATAAAAAGGTTGTATGGGATGGGGCATATTCAATATAAACCATCCTATAGGAGATAGCATAATGAGTATTGAAAAAGTATCAACAGATAAGGCATCAGCAGCAATTGGTCCTTATTGACAAGCAATTAAAGCTGGAGATTTTTTATTCGTGTCATGGCAGCTTACTATAAACCCTAAAACAGGAGAGTTTCCAGAAGGGGGAGTA is a genomic window containing:
- the dpaL gene encoding diaminopropionate ammonia-lyase yields the protein MKLVKLNRKKKPSINIDFLGVEEAQKVHTFHKSFPQYEPTPLAVLNKLAQELNVSKVFVKDESYRFGLNAFKALGGSYAIGQHLASQLNIDPANVTYDKLVSPEVKEKLGEMTFITATDGNHGRGVAWTAKKLEQKSVVYMPKGSSEERLQHIKNLGANASITSVNYDDTVRLAAEHAEKNNWVLVQDTAWENYEEIPKRIMQGYITMVVETYEQLKEIGEKPTHIFIQAGVGSLAATVQGFFANIYGEERPITVVVEPDKANCIFKTAEANDGELHYVKGDMDTIMAGLACGEPSTLGWEILKDYADAFLSCPDNIAAQGMRILAAPIKGDVQVISGESGAVGVGAVSEILRRSQYAELKEQLNLTADSKILFFSTEGDTDATHYKKVVWDGAYSI